One Polypterus senegalus isolate Bchr_013 chromosome 10, ASM1683550v1, whole genome shotgun sequence DNA segment encodes these proteins:
- the LOC120536805 gene encoding interferon-inducible GTPase 5-like, translated as MGNTRSNNYGFIKEDEVQELSSLYNRRGYEAVVSRITENNEALENETLKIAVTGASGVGKSALINAMMDLSDGDPGAAEEGSTAQTMKVTAYQHPQLPTLCFYDLPGVGTTEFPSATYVEKLELGKYDVFIIVFGVRVMENDVFLAGKIHEMGKKIYFLRSKIDIEVDNLERQNRQQDRERELNKIRQYCVKKLEEIKFPSQEVFLVSSYRMNDFDFSRFCNVVVSDLSENTRHVFNLSLPNFCTEVIEMKKASLHGKILAAAALSGAAGASPIPGTSLACDIAILVKTFLYIQHRFGLDDESLVRLALKVGKPVEVLKAEIKNPFISDISAASVMRLIATSGAGAVMIAEDAVYFIPIVGSLVGAPLSFLTIYTILRNSLDEFGKSAVRVIIKATEN; from the coding sequence ATGGGCAATACAAGATCTAATAACTACggctttattaaagaggatgaggTACAAGAACTTTCTTCACTTTACAATAGAAGGGGCTATGAAGCAGTTGTTTCCAGAATTACTGAAAATAATGAAGCTCTAGAAAATGAAACACTGAAAATTGCAGTTACTGGAGCATCTGGCGTGGGCAAATCTGCCTTAATCAATGCCATGATGGATCTGAGTGATGGTGACCCTGGTGCAGCTGAAGAGGGCTCTACAGCGCAAACTATGAAGGTCACAGCTTATCAACACCCACAACTCCCAACTCTCTGTTTTTATGACCTCCCAGGTGTTGGCACTACAGAATTTCCAAGTGCTACATATGTCGAAAAACTTGAACTTGGGAAATACGatgttttcattattgtttttggaGTGAGGGTCATGGAAAATGATGTTTTTCTTGCTGGAAAAATACATGAAATGGGAAAGAAGATTTACTTCTTACGCAGCAAAATAGACATTGAAGTGGATAATCTAGAAAGACAGAACCGACAACAAGACAGGGAGAGAGAACTCAACAAAATCAGACAGTACTGCGTCAAAAAGCTGGAGGAGATCAAGTTTCCTTCACAAGAGGTCTTCCTGGTGTCCAGTTACCGTATGAatgattttgatttttccagATTTTGTAACGTGGTAGTATCTGATCTGAGTGAGAACACGAGGCATGTATTTAACCTCTCCCTTCCCAATTTCTGCACTGAAGTCATTGAAATGAAAAAGGCCAGTCTACATGgaaagattctggcagctgctgCACTATCAGGTGCAGCAGGTGCATCTCCTATTCCTGGAACGTCCTTAGCTTGTGATATTGCCATTTTAGTAAAAACATTTCTGTATATACAACACAGATTTGGCCTGGATGATGAATCACTTGTGAGACTTGCATTGAAAGTTGGGAAACCCGTGGAAGTCCTCAAAGCAGAAATCAAGAATCCTTTTATCTCTGATATTAGCGCAGCATCAGTTATGAGACTGATCGCCACTTCAGGTGCTGGTGCTGTTATGATTGCTGAAGACGCAGTTTACTTTATCCCAATTGTTGGATCACTTGTTGGGGCGCCTTTGTCTTTTCTAACTATCTACACCATCCTGAGAAATTCACTTGATGAATTTGGAAAGTCAGCAGTGAGGGTGATTATAAAGGCCACAGAGAACTAA